From a single Ascaphus truei isolate aAscTru1 chromosome 2, aAscTru1.hap1, whole genome shotgun sequence genomic region:
- the SNX16 gene encoding sorting nexin-16, which yields MAAPVVPVPIPIGNSAAGKMVSRSQRSSSCGSSSASSNSSKGPPGDSSPASYKKMSVPDPVSCCPAAPCSSPPLIRTKCDNSVEYCTQPGAAQVPEAELEERPSTPTILGYEVMEERAKFTIYKILVRKSPEESWVVFRRYTDFSRLNEKLKEMFPGFRLALPPKRWFKDNYEYDFLEDRQFGLQAFLQNLVAHKDIANCVAVRLFLCLDDPPGPFDSLEESRAFCETLEETNYRLQKDLAEKQKELESLKKLLNEKQLHIETLETRLQEMAAGQGQTRRLSGEESECSGEVESSAIEADQAASADKCSYKESHENCWVESLNGSTLPEIEVAEVAHPDDET from the exons ATGGCAGCCCCTGTTGTACCTGTGCCTATCCCAATAGGGAATTCAGCTGCGGGTAAAATGGTAAGTAGGAGCCAAAGGAGTTCTTCCTGCGGGAGCAGCTCAGCCAGCTCCAACTCTTCCAAAGGGCCCCCCGGGGACAGCAGCCCTGCGAGCTACAAGAAGATGAGTGTGCCTGACCCGGTGAGCTGCTGCCCGGCCGCCCCGTGCAGCAGCCCCCCACTCATTAGGACTAAGTGTGATAACTCGGTGGAGTATTGCACACAGCCAGGCGCTGCCCAGGTTCCCGAGGCCGAGCTGGAGGAGAGGCCCTCTACCCCCACTATCCTGGGTTACGAAGTGATGGAGGAACGAGCCAAATTTACG ATTTACAAGATCTTGGTCAGGAAAAGCCCAGAGGAGAGCTGGGTTGTGTTCAGAAGGTATACTGATTTTTCAAGACTTAATGAAAAG CTGAAAGAAATGTTTCCAGGTTTCCGACTTGCTCTTCCACCCAAGCGCTGGTTCAAGGATAATTATGAGTATGACTTCCTAGAGGATAGACAGTTTGGTCTACAAGCTTTCCTGCAGAACTTGGTGGCTCACAAGGACATTGCAAACTG tgttgcaGTGAGACTATTTCTGTGTTTGGATGATCCCCCTGGTCCCTTTGATAGTCTCGAAGAGAGTAGG GCTTTTTGTGAAACGCTGGAAGAAACAAATTACAGACTTCAAAAAGATCTTGCTGAAAAACAGAAAGAGCTTGAGTCGCTGAAGAAGCTGTTAAATGAAAAGCAGTTGCACATAGAGACACTAGAAACCCGACTACA GGAAATGGCCGCAGGACAAGGACAGACACGCAGGCTTTCTGGTGAGGAGAGCGAGTGCAGTGGAGAGGTGGAGTCCTCCGCAATAGAAGCTGATCAGGCGGCTTCAGCAGATAAATG CTCTTATAAGGAGAGTCATGAGAATTGCTGGGTTGAATCCCTGAATGGGTCTACTCTCCCAGAGATTGAAGTAGCTGAGGTGGCACATCCTGATGACGAGACCTAA